A DNA window from Rhinolophus sinicus isolate RSC01 linkage group LG10, ASM3656204v1, whole genome shotgun sequence contains the following coding sequences:
- the LSM3 gene encoding U6 snRNA-associated Sm-like protein LSm3, with the protein MADDVDQQQTTNTVEEPLDLIRLSLDERIYVKMRNDRELRGRLHAYDQHLNMILGDVEETVTTIEIDEETYEEIYKSTKRNIPMLFVRGDGVVLVAPPLRVG; encoded by the exons ATGGCGGACGATGTGGACCAG caaCAAACTACCAACACCGTAGAAGAACCCCTGGATCTCATTAGGCTCAGCCTGGATGAGCGAATTTAtgtgaaaatgagaaatgacagaGAGCTTCGAGGTAGATTACAT GCTTATGATCAGCATTTAAATATGATACTGGGAGATGTGGAAGAAACTGTGACTACTATAGAAATTGATGAAGAAACATATGAAGAGATATATAAA tCAACAAAACGGAATATTCCGATGCTCTTTGTCCGGGGAGATGGTGTTGTACTAGTTGCCCCTCCATTGAGAGTTGGCTGA